A portion of the Chelmon rostratus isolate fCheRos1 chromosome 15, fCheRos1.pri, whole genome shotgun sequence genome contains these proteins:
- the LOC121618878 gene encoding protein ELYS-like, with the protein MVTQLHRQHRYIWTSEDCTDQCYPPPNLQALLKLVLIPHIDNMSVQALLMYFILDMANFLQCKDDLLQSFCHAFTIPSSFSQQIRAFWMLDRGHVKVSMELLLSPRAAVPWFSWQHHCIVHSLLMRKQPQLALKYLHWTRPTIESAEDAKLCADVLLQNSCVSEAWALLKRGHADSSDMVTHFLQACNRAGLCAEALKYIPAGYNSEGDNVNGKETTGPLMKKAGRPPIPLSAKLYQAQGVNRVSPEVLLQLVRTAVMEVRKPHPKISEVVWPEHTDRNSNREMCLSTQALRHLTPSPSPVGMVQETEPTETADEAEEEEPVRNQPESPEHMSSSEDDSVSSFTSASSLPLLRRDRPYVYESTLTLQRISSLLTDGESHGREEEDEEDSRTPSSTDALPDCPEVMLTLDGATDPIFFSTLNKGTLVELVLSAEEEFLGAVSGPAVDETLPVNKSEDSQSVPPLFEPQVESHSFLSPDDDFADLWHAAVSLHQEDQSNCISYESFSFSEAATSDCFLEEEPPQKTYEDHQRQDAVGCFSQGFSCAMTETTQNLLTDPHQSLLSEDPVASGTGASAGVGQEDTSLLPPVCSSICPTQLQQTSGSSVTPSQTCSIQTTSDTTNESFPKVQLKTDEPCVQSTSSHLDRCKAGSWWKQDLETCRASSGLLCAAEPGAAVTPDNKRPSLLLSQPYSNSLVNFMDFTAEQRGDNRDGKQADKEEPAGWSSLGRGSQGAIRSGRTRSRKGKRVKRT; encoded by the exons ATGGTGactcagctgcacagacagcatAGATACATCTGGACTTCTGAAGACTGCACAGACCAGTGCTATCCTCCACCGAATCTGCAGGCCCTGCTGAAGCTCGTGCTGATACCTCATATCGACAACATGTCAGTCCAAGCACTT CTTATGTACTTTATCCTGGATATGGCAAACTTCCTACAGTGCAAAGATGACCTTCTCCAGTCTTTCTGCCATGCCTTCACTATTCCCTCCAGCTTCTCCCAACAAATCAGGGCCTTCTGGATGCTTGATCGTGGACATGTCAAG GTCTCCATGGAGCTGTTACTGAGCCCCAGGGCTGCTGTTCCCTGGTTCTCCTGGCAGCATCATTGCATCGTCCACAGTCTTCTTATGAGGAAGCAGCCTCAGCTGGCGTTAAAGTACCTCCACTGGACCAGACCCACAATAGAGAGCGCTGAGGATGCTAAGCTCTGTGCAGATGTACTGCTTCAAAACAG CTGTGTCTCTGAAGCGTGGGCTCTGCTGAAGAGAGGCCACGCAGACAGCAGCGACATGGTCACGCACTTCCTCCAGGCTTGTAACAGAGCTGGTCTGTGTGCAGAGGCTTTAAAGTACATCCCTGCAGGATACAAT AGCGAGGGAGACAATGTGAATGGGAAAGAGACAACAGGGCCACTCATGAAGAAAG CAGGAAGGCCGCCTATCCCACTGTCTGCCAAACTGTATCAGGCTCAGGGAGTGAACAGAGTGTCCCCAGAGGTGCTGCTCCAACTGGTCAGAACCGCCGTGATGGAAGTGAGGAAGCCACATCCCAAGATAAG TGAGGTGGTGTGGCctgagcacacagacagaaactcaAACAGAGAGATGTGTCTGTCGACCCAGGCTCTGCGTCACCTCACGCCCAGCCCCTCGCCAGTGGGTATGGTACAAGAAACTGAGCCAACAGAAACAGCCGAtgaagcagaagaggaagagccTGTCCGAAAT CAACCTGAGTCACCAGAGCACATGTCTTCCTCTGAGGACgactctgtctcctccttcacctcagcctcctccctgcctctgttgAGACGGGACCGCCCTTATGTGTATGAAAGCACCTTGACTCTGCAGAGgatctcctctctgctcactgaTGGAGAGAGCCAtggcagggaggaggaagacgaggaagacAGCAGAACCCCTTCATCAACTGATGCCTTGCCAGATTGCCCTGAGGTGATGCTGACACTAGATGGCGCCACAGACCCCATTTTCTTCAGCACTTTGAACAAAGGTACTTTGGTGGAGCTGGTGCTTTCTGCAGAGG AGGAATTCCTCGGTGCAGTTTCAGGACCTGCCGTCGATGAAACCCTTCCTGTAAATAAGAG TGAGGACAGCCAATCAGTGCCCCCCCTCTTTGAGCCCCAGGTGGAGAGTCACAGCTTCCTCTCACCTGATGATG ACTTTGCTGATCTGTGGCACGCTGCCGTATCACTCCACCAAGAGGACCAATCAAATTGCATCTCTTATGAGAGTTTCAGTTTTAGTGAGGCAGCCACATCTGACTGTTTCCTGGAGGAAGAACCTCCTCAG AAAACATATGAGGATCACCAGCGACAGGACGCAGTGGGATGCTTCAGTCAAGGCTTCTCCTGTGCCATGACTGAAACCACTCAGAACCTGCTGACTGACCCTCACCAGAGCCTTCTATCAGAGGATCCAGTAGCCAGCGGCACAGGGGCCTCTGCAGGGGTGGGTCAGGAGgacacctccctcctccctccggTGTGCAGCTCTATCTGCCCCACACAGCTTCAGCAGAcctctggcagctctgtgaCCCCCAGCCAAACCTGCAGCATCCAAACCACCTCTGACACCACCAATGAGAGTTTCCCCAAAGTCCAATTAAAGACAGATGAGCCCTGTGTCCAGAGCACCTCATCCCACCTTGATCGCTGCAAAGCAGGCAGCTGGTGGAAACAGGACCTGGAAACCTGTAGAGCTTCCAGTGGCcttctgtgtgctgcagagccaGGAGCAGCTGTCACACCAG ATAATAAGAGGCCTTCTCTTTTGCTAAGCCAACCATATTCCAACAGTCTGGTCAACTTTATGGACTTCActgcagagcaaagaggagacAACAGAGACGGCAAACAG GCAGACAAAGAGGAGCCCGCAGGTTGGAGCAGTTTGGGGAGGGGTTCACAAGGTGCCATAAGAAGTGGGAGAACACGATCAAGGAAAGGAAAGCGAGTGAAGAGAACATGA
- the LOC121618471 gene encoding transmembrane protein 179 produces the protein MALDNLIFAQCILYFLAFVFGFIAVVPLSENTEDFGGKCLLFTRGMWQNENITVSKQRFIVEEWGPESSCSFITFVGIASLILSAVQAWRLLFFLCKGHDDSIFNAFLNLLISSLVVFTVFLSSTIVSVGFNMWCDSITEGGAMPSSCEDLQDTDLELGLDNSAFYDQFAIAQFGLWAAWLTWLGIAVMAFLKVYHNYRQEDLLDSLIHEKDLLLGRSSRRSSDLKTGLI, from the exons atggcccTCGACAATTTGATTTTCGCCCAGTGCATCCTTTATTTTTTAGCCTTCGTGTTCGGTTTCATTGCCGTGGTGCCTCTGTCAGAGAACACGGAGGATTTCGGGGGGAAATGCCTGCTCTTCACGCGGGGTATGTGGCAAAACGAGAACATCACTGTGTCGAAGCAGCGCTTCATCGTGGAGGAGTGGGGACCCGAgtcctcctgcagcttcatcaCTTTTGTCGGGATAGCGTCCCTCATCCTGTCCGCAGTGCAGGCATGgaggctgctgttttttctgtgcaaaGGACACGACGA CTCCATCTTCAACGCCTTCCTCAACCTGCTGATCAGCTCCCTGGTGGTGTTCACGGTCTTCCTGTCCAGCACCATCGTCAGTGTGGGTTTCAACATGTGGTGCGACTCCATCACAGAGGGCGGGGCCATGCCTAGCAG CTGCGAGGACCTGCAGGACACCGATCTAGAACTCGGCCTGGACAACTCTGCTTTCTACGACCAGTTTGCTATAGCTCAG TTCGGCCTGTGGGCTGCCTGGCTCACCTGGCTCGGCATCGCAGTGATGGCCTTCCTGAAGGTCTACCACAACTACAGACAAGAGGACCTGCTGGACAGCCTGATCCACGAGAAGGACCTGCTGCTCGGCCGCTCCTCGCGCCGCAGCTCTGACCTCAAGACCGGCCTGATCTAG
- the LOC121618542 gene encoding consortin-like, whose translation MLNGGREGLFELGQQLQQQGEYQAALHCFLSCLLGLTHVQSFTSLPNCLHQIAELFITEKNYGKALQFIQAEKMFYEVALIELTALQGSTGKYF comes from the exons ATGCTGAACGGGGGGAGGGAGGGCCTGTTTGAGCTGggacagcagctccagcagcaggggGAGTACCAGGCCGCCCTCCACTGCTTTCTCAGCTGCCTGTTGGGACTGACCCATGTGCAGAGCTTCACCTCTCTGCCCAACTGCTTACACCAG ATCGCAGAACTCTTCATCACTGAAAAGAATT ATGGCAAGGCCCTCCAGTTCATCCAGGCTGAGAAAATGTTCTATGAGGTGGCATTGATCGAGCTCACGGCTCTTCAGGGGAGCACAGGCAAGTACTTTTGA
- the c15h14orf180 gene encoding nutritionally-regulated adipose and cardiac enriched protein homolog, giving the protein MPCVCVTGPQEEATLGSAGWTTPEELSEQASQAQHLERLAQLCIMSKQPHLALEYSGKATKIHQRAFGNDHPITARSLELMATVYAEIGKTEYSDSLGQCVSALSKRFAAAESIRDSTVNCLPHSHREKHSEVRHRKDTHHQQEDAPKPKVTNGKVPTSILKRPSPNYGSDTEPNHRRKGERRVRFREPETTVHAYETTPSRPHLALFTCLFLLMSFLGVAMYCTDRRRPQRVCEELEAALAVYLLHMKQLLWGCWIWLTMQ; this is encoded by the exons ATgccctgtgtttgtgtaacaGGGCCTCAGGAGGAGGCTACGCTGGGCTCTGCAGGATGGACAACCCCAGAGGAGCTTTCAGAGCAGGCCTCCCAGGCACAGCACCTCGAACGGCTGGCCCAGCTGTGCATCATGAGCAAACA GCCTCATCTTGCTTTAGAATACAGCGGTAAG GCTACAAAGATCCACCAGCGGGCCTTTGGTAATGACCACCCCATTACAGCCAGAAGCCTGGAGCTGATGGCCACCGTCTATGCTGAGATTGGCAAGACTGAATATTCAG ACTCCctgggtcagtgtgtgtctgccctgTCCAAACGCTTCGCTGCTGCAGAGTCCATCAGAGACTCAACTGTCAACTGTCTTCCTCATTCCCACCGGGAGAAACACTCAGAGGTCCGGCACAGAAAGGACACCCACCACCAACAGGAGGACGCACCGAAGCCTAAG GTAACCAACGGCAAAGTCCCCACCTCCATTCTAAAGAGGCCAAGTCCCAACTACGGGTCAGACACAGAACCCAACCACAGACGGAAAGGCGAACGGAGGGTTCGATTCAGGGAGCCAGAGACCACAGTACATG CCTATGAGACGACACCGTCCCGCCCCCACCTCGCCCTGTTCACTTGCCTCTTCCTGCTGATGTCATTCCTGGGTGTGGCCATGTACTGCACAGACCGCCGGCGCCCGCAGCGAGTGTGCGAGGAGCTGGAGGCCGCTCTGGCTGTCTACCTGCTGCACATGAAACAGCTTTTGTGGGGCTGCTGGATTTGGCTGACCATGCAGTGA